One stretch of Archocentrus centrarchus isolate MPI-CPG fArcCen1 chromosome 5, fArcCen1, whole genome shotgun sequence DNA includes these proteins:
- the LOC115780421 gene encoding twist-related protein 2-like: MREEVSCTNSPEGGLGASEEELERGSKKTLQPGNRKRSPYPKKDSLNQAEESSTGSPSSLLPSGPKRMKKSPSTVVSLAPTTLGPRPEPPFEELHSQRVIANVRERQRTQSLNDAFASLRKIIPTLPSDKLSKIQILKLASRYIDFLYQVLQSDEMDAKLASCNYLAHERLSYAFSVWRMEGAWAMSTSH; encoded by the coding sequence ATGAGAGAAGAGGTGTCCTGTACCAACTCCCCTGAAGGAGGGCTGGGGGCCAGTGAGGAAGAGCTGGAGAGAGGATCGAAAAAGACCCTACAACCGGGAAATCGAAAACGGTCACCTTATCCTAAAAAGGACAGCCTCAATCAGGCAGAGGAGAGCAGCACAGGCAGCCCCAGCAGCCTGCTGCCATCTGGGCCaaagaggatgaagaaaagCCCCTCTACGGTGGTGTCTTTGGCCCCAACAACTTTGGGCCCCAGGCCCGAGCCACCCTTCGAGGAGCTCCACTCCCAGCGTGTCATCGCTAATGTGCGGGAGCGTCAACGCACTCAGTCCCTGAATGATGCCTTTGCCTCTCTACGCAAGATCATTCCCACGCTACCTTCAGACAAGCTGAGCAAAATCCAGATCCTGAAGCTGGCCTCACGCTACATCGACTTCCTTTACCAGGTGCTGCAGAGCGACGAGATGGACGCCAAGCTGGCCAGCTGCAACTACCTGGCCCACGAAAGACTCAGCTACGCCTTCTCCGTCTGGAGGATGGAGGGGGCCTGGGCCATGTCCACCAGCCACTAG